The Gammaproteobacteria bacterium sequence CGGATGAAGATCTTCTCGATGGCTACCGATTCTATGAGCAACAAGCCACGGGGCTCGGCGGTTATTTCCTTGACTCACTCTACTCCGATATAGATTCCTTACTCGTATTTGCCGGTGTTCACCGGGTAGTTTATGGGCTGTACCGTTGTCTTTCTAAACGCTTTCCCTTTGCTGTTTACTACAGCATTGATTCACAAATTATTCGGATTCATGCGGTACTTGATTGTCGCAGTAAGCCGTCCAGGATCAAGAAACGTCTCAAATGACGTCTGATCAATCGGT is a genomic window containing:
- a CDS encoding type II toxin-antitoxin system RelE/ParE family toxin, with amino-acid sequence MKIEILSGADEDLLDGYRFYEQQATGLGGYFLDSLYSDIDSLLVFAGVHRVVYGLYRCLSKRFPFAVYYSIDSQIIRIHAVLDCRSKPSRIKKRLK